A region of Methanomicrobium sp. W14 DNA encodes the following proteins:
- the larC gene encoding nickel pincer cofactor biosynthesis protein LarC, whose product MKTLLIDPKAGGIAGDMLTASLADLTGCTESIEKVAEAVSTLEGCSNFDARLVTAKKGFNAKQLSVKISENRSKPSVNLENELCGLLDYLEMSSYASEKAASVLSDLNTVYSRFHGKNSNNKNFFSADTIFDIICPILILEDSGLLQCPIYSTPPALGSGVIQTENGIIGGPAPAALEICAMHRIPVAENSSDMELTTPTGAALLANLAVVREEFPQYTPVKTGYGAGTKESKNGYNIIRVIEGEISDLTDERIVILETNLDDVTGEVMGYTIERLLNAGAVDVFVTQGFGKKNRPVFIMSVITGQDKYMEITRILMKETGTLGVRIREEPRIVAERKREVYNFRIKGNIYPVRVKISKHKGKTFTAKPEFEDMKKIAQKLQVSLREVALEVNRQMKSVTGEKLRSETDSIKSRE is encoded by the coding sequence ATGAAAACACTGTTAATAGACCCTAAAGCCGGGGGAATAGCAGGAGACATGCTTACTGCGTCTCTTGCCGACCTTACCGGCTGTACCGAATCGATAGAAAAAGTAGCAGAGGCTGTCTCTACTCTTGAAGGATGCTCAAATTTTGACGCAAGATTAGTCACGGCTAAGAAAGGCTTTAACGCAAAACAGCTTTCCGTAAAAATAAGCGAAAACCGTAGTAAACCCTCAGTAAATCTTGAAAATGAGCTCTGCGGGCTGCTGGATTATCTGGAAATGTCCTCTTATGCGTCGGAAAAAGCCGCTTCAGTCCTGTCTGATTTAAACACGGTCTACAGCAGGTTTCACGGCAAAAATTCCAACAACAAAAATTTTTTTTCTGCCGATACAATCTTTGACATAATCTGCCCGATATTGATTCTTGAAGATTCCGGACTTCTCCAATGTCCGATATATTCCACTCCTCCCGCTCTTGGAAGCGGTGTTATACAGACGGAAAACGGGATTATAGGAGGACCTGCGCCGGCAGCACTTGAGATCTGCGCCATGCACAGGATACCTGTTGCAGAAAATTCCAGTGATATGGAGCTTACAACCCCTACTGGTGCGGCTCTTCTGGCAAATCTTGCAGTGGTAAGAGAGGAATTTCCCCAATATACTCCTGTTAAAACAGGATACGGCGCCGGCACTAAAGAAAGTAAAAACGGGTATAATATCATCAGGGTAATTGAAGGTGAAATCAGTGACCTTACGGACGAAAGGATAGTTATCCTTGAAACAAATCTTGACGATGTTACAGGAGAGGTAATGGGATATACCATTGAAAGGCTTTTGAACGCAGGTGCCGTTGACGTATTCGTGACACAGGGTTTCGGGAAAAAAAACCGTCCTGTGTTTATCATGTCCGTGATTACAGGACAGGACAAATACATGGAGATAACCAGAATCCTGATGAAAGAAACGGGGACTCTTGGCGTAAGGATTAGAGAAGAGCCGCGGATTGTTGCCGAAAGAAAGAGAGAGGTGTATAATTTCAGGATTAAAGGAAACATTTATCCTGTCAGGGTCAAAATTTCAAAACACAAAGGCAAAACATTCACAGCCAAACCGGAGTTTGAAGATATGAAAAAAATAGCCCAAAAGCTTCAGGTTTCTTTAAGGGAAGTTGCATTGGAAGTTAACAGGCAGATGAAGTCCGTGACCGGTGAAAAACTCCGGTCGGAAACAGATAGCATAAAGTCCAGAGAATAA
- a CDS encoding bifunctional precorrin-2 dehydrogenase/sirohydrochlorin ferrochelatase: protein MIPLIHDFKGKKVLIFGGGKVGFRKASFFYPEAEVIVVSRAFCDEFFGSGITTRKQDLKLLSDDGIKCLINGCYVVVAATSDSGLNNRIKRICSKENILFNNASGDCGDIIIPSVINGKNYQIAISTGGKSPGMSRYIREYLESHCPLIDEMIDIQMDTRGYLKKAEPDQKKRDSILKAVINDKTVWKELENSRDSAMNYIRGKYLQ from the coding sequence ATGATTCCTCTAATTCATGACTTCAAAGGGAAAAAAGTTTTAATCTTTGGAGGAGGAAAAGTGGGGTTTCGCAAAGCGTCTTTTTTTTATCCTGAAGCAGAGGTTATTGTTGTCAGCAGGGCATTCTGCGACGAGTTTTTTGGTTCGGGTATCACCACCAGAAAGCAGGACCTGAAACTGCTTTCGGATGACGGTATAAAATGTTTAATTAACGGCTGTTATGTTGTTGTCGCGGCAACTTCCGACAGCGGATTAAACAACAGGATCAAAAGAATATGCAGTAAAGAAAATATCCTGTTCAATAATGCCAGCGGCGACTGCGGGGACATCATTATTCCATCAGTAATCAACGGAAAAAATTATCAGATAGCAATATCAACCGGCGGTAAAAGCCCGGGAATGTCGCGATATATAAGGGAATACCTTGAATCACACTGCCCTTTAATAGATGAAATGATAGACATCCAGATGGATACAAGAGGATATCTTAAAAAGGCCGAACCTGATCAAAAAAAAAGAGATTCTATACTGAAAGCTGTAATTAACGACAAAACCGTATGGAAAGAACTTGAAAACAGCAGAGATTCTGCAATGAATTACATCAGAGGAAAGTATTTGCAATGA